One Gemmatimonadota bacterium DNA window includes the following coding sequences:
- a CDS encoding peptide ABC transporter substrate-binding protein, whose translation MSSHAFSVRALLLVFFCAAACGGDENAQVQIAEGPVVNSLGKQLPPDAAPLHEQILMYFIEEPKTLDVSLDNYGVKGSDPFLFERLTMFDEDDVLRAGAADRWEPSEDGRTWTFHLREGARWSDGRVVTAHDFEYTFKRFLDPDEGNVFAFLFYNIKNARDFNHGKITDRDSVGVRAIDDLTLEIEAEAPCPYLPHIMAYNSAAPVPPWQVEKHGRRWTEPGNMVTNYSYKLDEWITDRYISYELNPYYNGPYPGYLEQIKLKFIIAGTHPGITPYENNEVDRQGVFAQYLGEIDNSPELTRELTSNPHFQTWYLFFQTAVPPFDDVRIRRAVSHAIDRETICRVILQGHGTPAYTMLPPNFPGYTGDELKAIQRFDPPEARRLLAEAGYPDGRGLPPIEFWLRQADATQMSIAQAVQGMLNETLGMRVEIRNQEIGLYMDNMYQYTIPFGLIPYQYDYPDPDNMLSQVWHSQPVGHGRHDWKNDTFDRLLQAGGTTLDHDQRMAYYAQAERILVEDVGGVFIYHTHVLNLRKPWFKGLDPNAWGQDLFWGNRTTMMDIYIGNNVEKRVF comes from the coding sequence ATGTCCTCCCACGCCTTCTCGGTCCGTGCCCTCCTCCTCGTTTTCTTCTGCGCGGCGGCCTGCGGCGGCGACGAAAACGCCCAGGTTCAGATCGCCGAAGGTCCTGTGGTCAACAGCCTGGGGAAGCAGTTGCCGCCCGACGCCGCACCGCTCCACGAACAGATCCTGATGTACTTCATCGAAGAACCCAAGACGCTGGACGTGAGCCTGGACAATTACGGCGTCAAGGGCTCGGATCCCTTCTTATTCGAACGCCTTACCATGTTTGACGAGGACGATGTCCTCAGGGCCGGTGCGGCCGACCGGTGGGAGCCGTCCGAGGACGGGCGGACCTGGACGTTCCATCTCAGGGAAGGGGCCCGGTGGAGCGACGGCAGAGTGGTGACCGCCCACGATTTCGAATATACCTTCAAGCGCTTCCTGGACCCGGACGAAGGCAATGTGTTCGCCTTCCTCTTCTACAACATCAAGAACGCGCGGGACTTCAATCATGGCAAGATCACCGACCGGGACTCGGTGGGCGTGCGCGCCATCGACGACCTGACCCTCGAGATCGAAGCCGAAGCGCCCTGTCCCTATCTTCCCCACATCATGGCCTACAATTCCGCGGCACCGGTACCCCCGTGGCAGGTGGAGAAACACGGCCGCCGCTGGACCGAGCCGGGGAACATGGTCACCAATTACAGTTACAAGCTGGATGAATGGATCACGGACCGGTACATTTCCTACGAGCTGAATCCTTACTACAACGGTCCCTACCCGGGCTATCTTGAGCAAATCAAGCTGAAGTTCATCATCGCCGGCACCCACCCCGGCATCACGCCTTACGAAAACAACGAGGTCGATCGCCAGGGCGTCTTTGCCCAGTACCTGGGCGAGATCGACAACAGTCCCGAACTGACTCGGGAATTGACCTCCAATCCCCACTTCCAGACCTGGTACCTCTTCTTCCAGACCGCCGTGCCCCCCTTCGACGACGTGCGGATCCGAAGGGCCGTCAGCCACGCCATCGACCGGGAGACCATCTGCCGGGTCATCCTGCAGGGGCACGGCACGCCCGCCTATACGATGCTTCCACCCAACTTCCCCGGGTACACGGGCGACGAGCTCAAGGCCATACAGCGTTTCGATCCGCCCGAGGCCCGGCGTCTGCTCGCGGAAGCCGGCTATCCGGACGGAAGGGGACTTCCGCCCATCGAATTCTGGCTGCGCCAGGCGGATGCGACCCAGATGTCCATCGCACAGGCGGTCCAGGGCATGCTGAATGAGACCCTCGGCATGCGCGTCGAGATCCGGAACCAGGAGATCGGCCTTTACATGGACAACATGTACCAGTATACCATCCCTTTCGGACTGATACCCTACCAGTACGATTATCCCGATCCCGACAACATGCTGTCCCAGGTCTGGCATTCCCAGCCGGTTGGCCACGGGCGGCACGACTGGAAAAACGACACCTTCGACCGGTTGCTGCAGGCAGGCGGCACAACCCTGGACCACGATCAGCGCATGGCGTATTACGCGCAGGCGGAGCGCATCCTGGTGGAGGACGTGGGCGGCGTATTCATCTACCACACCCATGTGCTGAACCTCCGCAAGCCCTGGTTCAAGGGACTCGATCCAAATGCCTGGGGTCAGGATCTCTTCTGGGGTAACCGGACCACCATGATGGATATCTATATAGGTAACAACGTCGAAAAACGGGTGTTTTGA
- the rocF gene encoding arginase, which translates to MNPIHIIGVPLDLGAGRRGVDMGPSAMRIAGVGERVSALGRTVTDRGDLSAPIRELCSPGDASRKYIEDIAEVCRNLYDTALAVHREGAVPIVLGGDHSLAAGSVVATATRARDDGERIGLLWVDAHGDMNTPGISASGNVHGMALSALLGGEPAELSGFGPAGPAVEAEHTVLVGVRNLDPAERNLVLESGIQVYTMKDVDQLGMARVAQKALELAGNGTAGVHVSFDLDVCDPGIAPGVGTPGKGGLSYREAHLLMETVADSGLLRALDMVELNPILDMGNATAELGVELLLSALGRGIL; encoded by the coding sequence ATGAACCCCATCCATATCATCGGAGTGCCGCTCGACCTCGGCGCGGGACGCCGCGGCGTCGACATGGGCCCATCCGCCATGCGCATCGCCGGCGTGGGCGAAAGGGTCTCCGCCCTGGGGAGAACAGTGACGGACCGGGGCGACCTGTCCGCGCCCATCCGGGAACTGTGCAGCCCGGGCGACGCCTCCAGGAAGTACATCGAAGACATCGCGGAGGTCTGCCGCAACCTTTACGATACGGCGCTAGCCGTGCACCGCGAAGGCGCGGTGCCCATCGTCCTGGGCGGCGATCACAGTCTTGCCGCCGGTTCGGTGGTGGCCACGGCCACGCGCGCCCGAGACGACGGCGAACGCATCGGCCTGCTGTGGGTGGACGCCCACGGGGACATGAACACGCCTGGCATCAGCGCGAGCGGCAACGTCCACGGGATGGCGCTGTCCGCACTGCTGGGCGGCGAGCCCGCCGAACTGTCGGGTTTCGGTCCGGCCGGTCCGGCCGTCGAAGCGGAGCACACCGTACTCGTCGGCGTTCGCAACCTTGACCCCGCCGAGCGCAACCTGGTGCTCGAGTCCGGTATCCAAGTCTACACGATGAAAGACGTGGACCAGCTTGGGATGGCGCGGGTAGCTCAGAAAGCGTTGGAACTTGCGGGGAACGGCACGGCGGGCGTGCACGTGTCCTTCGACCTTGACGTGTGCGATCCGGGCATCGCACCGGGGGTGGGTACGCCGGGTAAGGGCGGACTGAGCTACCGGGAGGCCCACCTGCTCATGGAAACGGTGGCCGACAGCGGACTGCTGCGCGCCCTGGACATGGTCGAGCTGAATCCCATCCTCGACATGGGGAACGCCACGGCCGAACTGGGCGTGGAACTCCTGCTGTCAGCGCTCGGCCGCGGGATCCTGTAG
- a CDS encoding phosphoenolpyruvate hydrolase family protein has protein sequence MAIPYDECLRRLRAQVSEGKPIIGTGAGTGLSAKCAEAGGADIIIIYNSGRYRMGGRGSLSGMMPYGDANQVVVEMGQEVLTIVEDAPVLAGVCGTDPFRIMSVFVRQLKDQGFSGVQNFPTVGLIDGLFRQNLEETNMGYDLEVEMIAEAHQAGLLTCPYVFDEEEAVKMAEAGADVLVPHMGLTTSGTIGAQTAMTLAEAAVKVQAIRDAAVGVREDILVLCHGGPIAEPDDAEYVLSNTTGVVGFFGASSIERLPVERALTEQVRHFKGLAI, from the coding sequence ATGGCCATACCCTATGACGAATGCCTGCGGCGGTTGCGGGCGCAGGTATCCGAAGGCAAGCCGATCATCGGCACCGGCGCCGGCACGGGGCTTTCCGCCAAGTGCGCGGAGGCCGGAGGCGCCGACATCATCATCATCTACAACTCCGGGCGCTATCGAATGGGCGGGCGCGGTTCGCTATCGGGCATGATGCCCTACGGGGATGCCAACCAGGTGGTGGTGGAGATGGGCCAGGAGGTCCTGACCATCGTGGAGGACGCCCCCGTGCTGGCGGGGGTCTGCGGTACGGATCCCTTCCGCATCATGAGCGTCTTCGTCCGGCAGCTCAAGGACCAGGGCTTCTCGGGTGTGCAGAATTTCCCCACGGTCGGCCTCATCGACGGGCTGTTCCGTCAGAACCTGGAAGAGACGAACATGGGATACGACCTGGAGGTTGAAATGATCGCGGAGGCGCACCAGGCCGGACTCCTCACCTGTCCCTACGTCTTCGACGAGGAGGAGGCGGTGAAGATGGCCGAGGCAGGCGCGGACGTGCTCGTGCCCCATATGGGTCTGACCACCAGCGGTACGATCGGCGCGCAGACGGCCATGACGCTGGCGGAGGCCGCCGTCAAAGTCCAGGCCATCCGGGACGCGGCCGTCGGGGTGAGGGAAGACATCCTCGTATTGTGCCACGGCGGGCCGATCGCCGAACCCGATGATGCCGAATACGTGCTGAGTAACACGACCGGAGTCGTCGGTTTCTTCGGGGCGTCGAGCATCGAGCGCCTTCCCGTGGAACGGGCGCTGACGGAACAGGTCCGTCACTTCAAGGGACTGGCCATTTAA
- a CDS encoding amino acid permease, with translation MSQSHAKPFRPTLRKSLGLFDGIAILVGITIGAGIFSAPQIIAGFTGSFTPILWLWVAGGAFIFIGGLVYAELGSRMPDTGGEYMYISRAFGPFAGFMFGWSQLFIIRTSPLAGLAIVTVNYFTYFVEMTHVERIAVALFIILLLTILNYVGVHRAGFYQRLTTVLKVAGLMLLVALGFTLDYGGENLLGTVAAPTGTLGPVGNIIAAAFMVVFAYMGFERVGYSAGEMKDPRRTIPLTMFVGITAIVLIYVLANLLYHQTLGMEGVRSSSIVASDTAVLLLGPLGAGFIAVTVMISTTGSMNGTFMTATRVYYAMARDGLFFKWLDYIHPVYRTPSRAIIAHAVWGTVILLFRGTFETIMAGMVFAVLIFFGANTLALFRLRRMGVGAEGGYRVPLYPWTPSLFLAGIVVLVVLRATFEWYNSLIDLAFIVTGLPFWLIWRKRRG, from the coding sequence ATGTCCCAATCGCATGCAAAACCTTTCCGCCCAACGCTGCGCAAGTCCCTTGGGCTATTCGACGGCATCGCCATCCTCGTCGGCATTACCATTGGGGCCGGGATCTTTTCGGCGCCCCAGATCATCGCCGGCTTCACCGGGTCCTTCACGCCCATCCTCTGGCTCTGGGTCGCGGGCGGTGCCTTCATTTTCATAGGCGGCCTGGTCTACGCGGAACTGGGCAGCCGGATGCCGGACACGGGCGGCGAGTACATGTACATCAGCCGCGCTTTCGGTCCCTTCGCCGGGTTCATGTTCGGCTGGTCCCAGCTGTTCATAATCCGCACCAGCCCCCTCGCCGGCCTGGCCATCGTGACCGTCAACTATTTTACCTATTTCGTCGAGATGACGCACGTCGAACGGATAGCCGTCGCCCTGTTCATTATCCTGCTGCTGACCATCCTGAACTACGTGGGCGTGCACCGGGCCGGCTTCTACCAGCGCCTGACCACGGTGCTCAAGGTCGCCGGCCTGATGCTCCTCGTGGCGCTTGGATTTACGCTGGATTACGGGGGTGAGAACCTGCTGGGCACCGTCGCGGCGCCGACTGGCACGCTGGGGCCCGTCGGCAATATCATCGCCGCCGCCTTCATGGTAGTCTTCGCCTACATGGGATTCGAACGGGTGGGCTACTCGGCGGGAGAGATGAAGGACCCCCGGCGTACCATACCCCTGACCATGTTCGTGGGGATCACCGCGATCGTCCTGATCTATGTCCTCGCGAATCTCCTCTATCACCAGACCCTCGGCATGGAAGGCGTCCGGTCGAGCAGCATCGTGGCTTCGGACACGGCCGTCCTGCTGCTGGGGCCCCTCGGCGCGGGGTTCATCGCCGTCACCGTCATGATCTCCACGACCGGCAGCATGAACGGGACCTTCATGACCGCCACACGGGTCTATTACGCCATGGCGCGGGATGGGCTCTTCTTCAAGTGGCTGGACTACATCCATCCCGTGTACCGCACGCCTTCGCGGGCCATCATCGCCCACGCTGTGTGGGGAACGGTCATTCTCCTTTTCCGGGGGACCTTCGAGACCATCATGGCGGGAATGGTGTTCGCGGTGCTCATCTTCTTCGGGGCCAACACCCTGGCCCTGTTCAGGCTTCGCCGTATGGGCGTCGGCGCCGAGGGCGGGTACCGGGTGCCGCTCTATCCCTGGACGCCGTCTCTCTTCCTGGCGGGCATCGTCGTCCTCGTGGTGCTGCGCGCCACCTTCGAATGGTACAACTCCCTGATCGACCTCGCCTTTATCGTTACCGGCCTGCCGTTCTGGTTGATCTGGCGGAAGAGGAGGGGCTAG
- a CDS encoding NAD-binding protein, with amino-acid sequence MAERIGFIGLGIMGEPMCRNLMKAGYACTVNTRTKSRAGQLLSEGAVWADSPEETAGKSDVIITIVTDTPDVEKVILGEGGIIEGISPGSVVIDMSTISPSATRTMAAALREKGADMLDAPVSGGDTGAIAGTLSIMVGGRQEVFERCLPVFEAMGKSINLIGDHGAGQMTKLCNQVAVSVTNLAMAEALILAAKAGLDMEKMLAAISGGAAGSWQLSNLAPRIIKRDFDPGFMVKLQQKDLRLVLGAASELGLGLPGASLAHQLFNAVEAAGEGDEGTQALVKSLERMSGVEVHG; translated from the coding sequence ATGGCGGAAAGAATCGGTTTCATCGGCCTCGGCATCATGGGCGAGCCGATGTGTCGCAACCTCATGAAGGCGGGTTATGCCTGCACCGTGAATACCCGGACGAAATCGCGGGCCGGGCAGCTGCTGTCGGAAGGCGCGGTCTGGGCCGACAGCCCGGAAGAAACGGCGGGCAAGTCGGACGTGATCATCACGATCGTGACCGACACGCCGGACGTGGAGAAGGTGATCCTGGGTGAAGGCGGGATCATCGAGGGCATCAGTCCGGGTTCGGTGGTCATCGACATGAGCACCATCTCCCCCTCGGCCACGCGGACGATGGCCGCGGCGCTCAGGGAGAAGGGCGCCGACATGCTCGATGCGCCGGTCAGCGGCGGCGACACCGGGGCGATCGCGGGGACCCTGTCCATCATGGTGGGCGGCAGGCAGGAGGTCTTCGAACGGTGCTTGCCCGTCTTCGAAGCCATGGGCAAGAGCATCAACCTGATCGGCGATCACGGCGCGGGACAGATGACCAAGCTGTGCAACCAGGTGGCGGTCAGCGTAACGAACCTCGCCATGGCGGAAGCGCTCATCCTGGCCGCCAAAGCCGGCCTGGACATGGAGAAGATGCTCGCCGCGATCAGCGGGGGCGCCGCGGGTTCCTGGCAGCTGTCCAACCTGGCGCCGCGCATCATAAAGCGGGACTTCGATCCGGGATTCATGGTGAAACTGCAGCAGAAGGACTTGCGGCTCGTACTCGGCGCCGCCTCGGAGCTCGGACTGGGACTGCCCGGCGCGAGCCTCGCCCACCAGTTGTTCAATGCCGTCGAGGCCGCGGGCGAGGGCGACGAGGGCACGCAGGCCCTGGTGAAATCCCTGGAACGAATGTCCGGGGTGGAAGTACACGGCTAG
- the moeB gene encoding molybdopterin-synthase adenylyltransferase MoeB produces MSQRMSSQELLAQVKGEVNEMSMEELKEKLDRNADLVLIDVREQDEVDQGVIVGATHIPRGFLELRIENTESDRNREIVLYCAGGNRSALAAQSLEAMGYTNVISMREGYTGWSAAGLPTVQERNLSKEERLRYSRHLIVPEIGEKGQVKILDARVLLVGSGGLGSPAAYYLAAAGVGTIGLVDFDVVDVTNLQRQIIHGTSDIGRPKVVSAQETINDLNPDCNVILHETRLMADNIMEIIKDYDIIVDGCDNFPTRYLVNDACVLAGKPNVHGSIYQFDGYATVFHPDRGPCYRCLYPEPPPPGAVPSCDEAGVLGVLPGTVGLIQATETLKLILDQGDPLIGRILMYDALDMTFQTFNVQKDPSCPLCGENPTITELIDYEAFCGFAPAAG; encoded by the coding sequence ATGAGTCAGCGGATGTCATCTCAGGAACTCCTAGCCCAGGTCAAGGGCGAAGTGAATGAGATGTCCATGGAAGAACTCAAGGAAAAGCTGGATCGGAACGCCGACCTGGTCCTGATCGACGTACGCGAACAGGACGAAGTCGACCAGGGCGTCATCGTCGGAGCGACCCATATTCCAAGGGGATTTCTGGAGCTCAGGATCGAAAACACCGAGAGCGACCGGAACCGGGAAATCGTGCTGTATTGCGCTGGCGGCAACCGCTCGGCGCTGGCGGCGCAGTCGCTGGAAGCCATGGGATACACCAATGTCATCTCCATGCGGGAAGGATATACGGGATGGAGCGCCGCCGGTTTACCCACGGTCCAGGAGCGGAACTTGAGCAAGGAAGAACGCCTCCGGTATTCCCGGCACCTGATCGTGCCCGAGATCGGGGAGAAGGGCCAGGTGAAGATCCTCGACGCCAGGGTGCTGCTGGTGGGATCGGGCGGACTGGGATCCCCGGCAGCTTACTACCTCGCGGCCGCCGGAGTGGGCACCATCGGGCTCGTCGACTTCGACGTGGTGGACGTGACGAACCTGCAGCGGCAGATCATCCACGGTACGTCCGACATCGGCCGTCCCAAGGTGGTGTCCGCCCAGGAGACGATCAACGACCTGAACCCCGACTGCAACGTGATCCTCCATGAAACCCGCCTCATGGCCGACAACATCATGGAGATCATCAAGGATTACGACATCATCGTCGACGGTTGCGACAATTTCCCGACACGGTACCTGGTGAACGACGCCTGCGTGCTGGCCGGCAAGCCGAACGTCCACGGCAGTATCTACCAGTTCGACGGTTACGCCACGGTGTTTCATCCGGACCGGGGACCCTGTTACCGCTGTCTCTATCCCGAACCGCCGCCACCCGGCGCCGTCCCCAGTTGTGACGAAGCGGGCGTGCTCGGTGTCCTTCCCGGGACGGTGGGACTCATTCAGGCCACCGAGACCCTCAAGCTCATACTCGACCAGGGCGATCCGCTCATTGGCCGGATCCTGATGTACGACGCGCTGGACATGACCTTCCAGACCTTCAACGTCCAGAAGGATCCGTCCTGTCCCCTGTGCGGCGAGAATCCCACGATAACCGAGTTAATCGACTACGAAGCCTTCTGCGGCTTCGCGCCGGCCGCCGGTTGA
- a CDS encoding cytochrome c, giving the protein MRFSVLVTLFGVGAVLMAVAVVFMYGTDGAGEPRTPAEHGRRLFRLQGCATCHAIGGGISRGPDLAGLIPRLSARLTDTAYQHHLDSLRVARPDAHAFFAPRYEQVLGTQGEERIKAWFAEHLRNPRFDHFTGLMPDYDHLTEEQVGRLTAFIITLK; this is encoded by the coding sequence ATGCGATTCAGCGTCCTGGTGACCCTCTTCGGTGTCGGCGCGGTCCTCATGGCGGTCGCCGTGGTCTTCATGTACGGGACGGACGGAGCGGGCGAACCCCGCACGCCGGCGGAGCACGGCAGAAGACTCTTCCGGCTGCAGGGCTGTGCAACGTGCCACGCCATCGGCGGAGGGATTTCCCGGGGACCCGACCTGGCCGGGCTGATTCCCCGGCTTTCCGCCCGCCTGACCGACACGGCGTACCAGCATCATCTGGATTCGCTCCGGGTGGCCAGACCGGATGCACACGCCTTTTTCGCGCCGCGTTACGAGCAGGTGCTTGGCACGCAGGGCGAAGAGCGGATCAAGGCCTGGTTCGCAGAGCACCTGCGGAATCCCCGGTTCGATCACTTCACGGGACTGATGCCAGACTACGATCATTTGACGGAAGAACAGGTGGGTAGGCTGACGGCCTTCATAATCACGCTCAAGTAG
- the ilvD gene encoding dihydroxy-acid dehydratase, with amino-acid sequence MADDGKRHSRTITDGPSRAPARAMLKASGFTDADLARPIIGIANTWIEIGPCTYHLRDLAEYVKEGVREAGGTPMEFNTVSISDGITMGSQGMKASLVSREVIADSIELVTIGNMFDGLIALSGCDKTIPGTVMALGRVNVPSLMLYGGSIMPGSFQQHDVTIQDVFEAVGAHASGRMTDLELKDMEDHACPGAGACGGQFTANTMAIAFEMLGISPIGSASVPATHPDKPEVGRECGRQVMELVRRNLCPRDIMTRQAFENAIAAVLTTGGSTNSVLHLLAVAQESGVDLQIEDFDRISEKTPLLADLKPGGRFVANDLFAAGGNRLVAKRMLEGGMLHEDAITVSGRTIAEEAAQASETPGQVVVRNLEDPLKPTGGYVILKGNLAPEGCVLKVAGHEKTHHRGPARVFDCEEDAMAEVMNGGIQPNDVVVIRYEGPKGGPGMREMLAVTGALVGRGLGESVALMTDGRFSGATHGFMVGHVAPEAAVRGPIAALRDGDTVVFDVASRRLDVELPDEVIAERISDWTERSSRFGDGVMTKYARLVSSAATGAVTRA; translated from the coding sequence ATGGCAGACGATGGAAAGAGACACAGCAGAACGATCACCGACGGGCCCTCTCGCGCCCCGGCCCGGGCCATGCTCAAGGCATCCGGGTTCACCGACGCGGACCTGGCTCGGCCGATTATCGGGATCGCCAACACCTGGATCGAAATCGGTCCCTGCACCTACCACCTGCGCGACCTGGCCGAATACGTGAAGGAGGGCGTCCGGGAGGCCGGCGGCACGCCCATGGAGTTCAACACCGTCTCCATCTCCGACGGAATCACCATGGGCAGCCAGGGCATGAAGGCTTCGCTGGTCAGCCGCGAGGTGATCGCCGATTCCATCGAGCTGGTCACGATCGGGAACATGTTCGACGGCCTGATCGCCCTGTCCGGCTGCGACAAGACGATCCCGGGCACGGTCATGGCCCTCGGCCGGGTGAACGTGCCGTCCCTGATGCTCTACGGCGGCTCGATCATGCCGGGCAGCTTCCAGCAGCACGACGTCACCATCCAGGACGTGTTCGAAGCGGTGGGCGCCCACGCTTCGGGAAGGATGACCGACCTGGAGCTCAAGGACATGGAAGATCACGCCTGTCCGGGCGCCGGTGCCTGCGGCGGCCAGTTCACGGCCAATACCATGGCCATCGCCTTCGAGATGCTGGGGATCTCGCCCATCGGCAGCGCGAGCGTACCCGCCACCCACCCGGACAAGCCGGAGGTGGGCCGCGAATGCGGACGACAGGTCATGGAACTGGTGCGAAGGAACCTCTGCCCGCGGGATATCATGACCCGGCAGGCCTTCGAAAACGCCATCGCCGCCGTGCTCACCACCGGAGGTTCCACCAACAGCGTGCTGCACCTGTTGGCCGTCGCCCAGGAGTCAGGCGTGGACCTGCAGATCGAGGATTTCGATCGGATCAGCGAGAAGACGCCGCTGCTCGCCGACCTGAAACCGGGTGGACGTTTCGTCGCCAATGACCTGTTCGCGGCGGGCGGCAACCGGCTCGTGGCCAAGCGCATGCTGGAAGGCGGCATGCTCCACGAGGATGCGATCACCGTTTCGGGCCGGACCATCGCCGAGGAAGCCGCACAGGCGTCCGAGACGCCGGGCCAGGTGGTCGTCCGGAACCTCGAGGACCCGCTCAAGCCCACCGGCGGCTACGTGATCCTCAAGGGCAACCTTGCCCCCGAAGGCTGTGTCCTGAAGGTCGCGGGCCACGAGAAGACCCACCATCGGGGCCCCGCACGGGTGTTCGACTGCGAGGAAGACGCCATGGCGGAGGTGATGAACGGGGGGATACAACCCAATGACGTGGTGGTCATCCGCTACGAGGGACCGAAGGGCGGCCCGGGCATGCGCGAAATGCTGGCCGTCACCGGCGCCCTCGTCGGCCGGGGCCTGGGAGAATCGGTCGCGCTCATGACCGACGGCCGTTTTTCCGGCGCGACCCACGGCTTCATGGTCGGGCACGTCGCGCCTGAAGCCGCGGTGCGCGGTCCCATCGCCGCGCTGCGCGACGGAGACACGGTGGTCTTCGACGTGGCGTCCCGCCGACTGGACGTGGAGTTGCCCGACGAGGTCATCGCCGAACGCATTTCCGACTGGACCGAACGGTCATCCCGTTTCGGCGACGGCGTCATGACCAAGTACGCCCGGCTTGTCTCTTCGGCGGCCACGGGGGCGGTCACCCGGGCCTGA
- a CDS encoding cupin domain-containing protein, whose amino-acid sequence MPEPGLRFVEPDDVETMMFDWGNIKWFSEPRVTETDRFSMGLVVLEPGKGHERHNHPGVEEILYYISGEGEQMVEEDGQEIRRKVGPGMMCHIPADMYHETINTGWEPMRIIAIYCPPGPEAFLRTLPGCRIAPPGELPVRE is encoded by the coding sequence ATGCCAGAACCGGGCCTTCGATTCGTAGAACCGGACGACGTGGAAACCATGATGTTCGACTGGGGCAATATCAAGTGGTTCAGCGAGCCCCGGGTGACCGAGACCGATCGCTTCAGCATGGGACTGGTCGTGCTTGAGCCCGGCAAGGGCCACGAGCGGCACAACCACCCCGGCGTGGAGGAGATCCTCTACTACATATCCGGGGAAGGCGAGCAGATGGTGGAGGAAGACGGGCAGGAGATACGACGGAAGGTCGGACCCGGCATGATGTGCCATATTCCCGCCGACATGTACCACGAAACGATCAACACGGGATGGGAACCCATGCGCATCATCGCCATCTACTGTCCGCCCGGTCCCGAAGCCTTTCTCCGTACCCTACCCGGCTGCCGCATCGCACCTCCGGGCGAGTTGCCCGTGCGGGAGTAA
- the moaA gene encoding GTP 3',8-cyclase MoaA yields MSYQLTDSFGRTINNLRISVTDQCNFRCIYCMPEVGMIFQPREEILTFEEITRFVGIVTGLGISKLRLTGGEPTVRKDLPVLVRMLAEIPGVRDMAMTTNGFLLKKMSHDLREAGLPRINVSLDTLDEEKFKEMTRRDVLHKVLDGLEEATRHFQLPIKINVVAMKGYTEDELLDFAKLARTGPYQVRFIEFMPLDADRSWTRDQVLDGAEIIERISAQWPLDAVKRPNQREPADLFRFRDGQGEIGLIASVSEPFCGSCNRIRITADGKLRTCLFSINETDIKALLRGGASDAEIAETVIEAVRNKEPGHHINEPDFVQPERTMSSIGG; encoded by the coding sequence ATGAGTTACCAGCTGACGGACAGTTTCGGTCGAACGATCAACAACCTTCGGATATCGGTGACGGATCAGTGTAATTTCCGCTGTATCTACTGCATGCCCGAAGTGGGGATGATCTTCCAGCCACGCGAAGAGATCCTGACCTTCGAGGAAATCACGCGTTTCGTCGGTATCGTCACCGGGCTGGGCATCTCCAAGCTGAGGTTGACCGGTGGAGAGCCGACCGTCCGGAAGGACCTGCCGGTACTGGTGCGCATGCTCGCGGAGATACCCGGCGTCCGTGACATGGCCATGACGACCAACGGATTCCTGCTCAAGAAGATGTCACACGACCTGCGCGAGGCGGGACTGCCCCGGATCAACGTCAGCCTGGATACGCTGGACGAGGAGAAGTTCAAGGAGATGACCCGCCGCGACGTCCTGCACAAGGTACTCGACGGATTGGAAGAGGCGACCCGGCATTTCCAGCTTCCGATCAAGATCAATGTGGTCGCCATGAAGGGATATACCGAGGACGAACTCCTCGATTTTGCGAAACTGGCGCGTACGGGACCGTACCAGGTGCGCTTCATCGAGTTCATGCCGCTGGACGCAGACCGTTCCTGGACGCGAGACCAGGTGCTGGACGGTGCCGAGATTATCGAACGAATAAGCGCGCAGTGGCCCCTGGACGCCGTGAAGCGGCCCAACCAGCGGGAACCGGCCGACCTGTTCCGGTTCCGGGACGGACAGGGCGAGATCGGACTCATCGCTTCGGTCAGCGAACCCTTCTGCGGCAGTTGCAACCGCATACGCATAACGGCGGACGGCAAGCTCAGGACCTGCCTGTTCTCCATTAACGAAACCGATATCAAGGCCCTGCTGCGGGGCGGTGCCTCGGACGCCGAGATCGCCGAGACGGTGATCGAGGCCGTACGGAACAAGGAACCGGGCCATCACATCAACGAACCCGATTTCGTCCAGCCGGAACGGACCATGTCCTCCATCGGCGGATAG